In the bacterium genome, one interval contains:
- a CDS encoding aldo/keto reductase, protein MKYKQLGRTGLLVSELCFGTMTFGGKGFWKAIGQLPQAAANDLIDRVLEAGVNFIDTANVYSEGESEKILGKALGKRRKDVVLATKVFSRMGPGPNETGLSRAHIMQAVEDSLTRLGTDYIDLYQIHGFDALTPMEETLRALDDLVHSGKVRYIGCSNLAAWQLMKALWISDKCNLHRFESLQAYYTIASRELERELVPLLEDQNLGLMVWSPLAGGLLTGKFDREGKGPGNARRADFDFPLVDKERAFDLVDVMREIAEDKGVTVAQVALSWLLHQPVVTSVIIGAKTPEQLNENLAAPDVQLSQDDLARLKDASELPPEYPGWMINRQSRHRFPETPEDE, encoded by the coding sequence ATGAAATACAAACAACTTGGAAGAACAGGGCTGCTCGTTTCGGAACTGTGTTTCGGGACCATGACCTTCGGCGGGAAAGGTTTCTGGAAAGCCATCGGACAGTTGCCCCAGGCCGCTGCCAACGATCTCATCGACCGCGTGCTGGAGGCGGGTGTCAACTTTATCGACACGGCCAACGTCTACTCCGAGGGGGAATCTGAAAAGATCCTGGGAAAAGCCCTGGGGAAGCGCCGCAAGGATGTCGTACTGGCGACAAAAGTGTTCAGCCGGATGGGTCCGGGGCCCAATGAAACAGGGCTGTCCCGCGCTCACATCATGCAGGCTGTGGAAGACAGCCTGACCCGGCTGGGTACCGATTACATCGACCTTTATCAGATCCACGGTTTTGACGCCCTCACCCCCATGGAGGAGACCCTGCGGGCCCTGGACGATCTGGTCCACTCCGGGAAGGTCCGATACATCGGATGTTCCAACCTGGCGGCCTGGCAATTGATGAAAGCCCTCTGGATCTCCGACAAATGTAATCTGCACCGTTTTGAGAGTCTCCAGGCTTATTACACCATTGCCAGCCGGGAACTCGAGCGGGAACTCGTACCGCTCCTGGAGGACCAGAACCTGGGCCTGATGGTCTGGAGCCCCCTGGCAGGAGGACTTTTAACCGGGAAATTCGACCGGGAGGGCAAGGGCCCCGGCAATGCCCGCCGCGCTGATTTTGATTTTCCGCTGGTGGATAAGGAGCGGGCCTTTGACCTTGTGGACGTGATGCGGGAAATAGCAGAAGATAAGGGTGTAACCGTGGCACAGGTGGCCCTGAGCTGGCTTCTGCACCAGCCCGTTGTCACCAGTGTGATCATCGGGGCCAAAACTCCGGAGCAGCTGAACGAAAACCTCGCCGCCCCGGATGTCCAGCTGTCTCAGGACGACCTGGCCCGTCTTAAAGATGCCAGCGAACTGCCTCCAGAGTATCCCGGCTGGATGATCAATCGGCAATCCAGACACCGCTTCCCGGAAACACCGGAAGACGAGTGA
- a CDS encoding CIA30 family protein has protein sequence MDKLLTLFDFSSPEAAASWGSIDDRVMGGVSNSAFLYEDSSGALFTGEVSMEHGGGFASVRSGHLDFDLSDYQGLAISFMGDGNSYKLSVTTEPRFDSVIYRAIFNTKPGVWEELKIPFGRFVPTFRGEIVPGAPELDPSPIVALGLLISQRQKGPFRLKVSFIKAYRQ, from the coding sequence ATGGACAAACTACTTACACTGTTCGATTTCAGTTCACCCGAAGCCGCCGCATCGTGGGGTTCCATCGACGACCGGGTTATGGGAGGGGTTTCCAACAGTGCCTTCCTTTACGAAGATTCATCAGGCGCCCTTTTTACCGGCGAGGTTTCCATGGAACACGGGGGAGGGTTCGCATCGGTGCGCTCCGGACACTTGGACTTCGATCTGTCTGACTACCAGGGTCTCGCAATCTCTTTTATGGGTGACGGGAATTCATACAAACTTTCAGTGACCACAGAGCCGCGTTTCGACTCTGTGATTTACAGAGCCATTTTTAATACCAAACCAGGGGTCTGGGAGGAGCTGAAGATCCCCTTTGGCCGGTTCGTCCCCACCTTTCGCGGCGAGATAGTCCCCGGAGCGCCGGAACTGGACCCATCACCCATTGTCGCCCTGGGGCTCCTCATATCCCAACGCCAGAAAGGTCCCTTCCGCTTAAAGGTGTCGTTCATTAAGGCCTACCGTCAATAA
- a CDS encoding heme-binding protein, protein MTLKDENLILVTEADGSYFDKSNQMFGNLFDYIKGHNIPMSAPVEGSVDEEARMVFYVGPGVEDEGLTDDGKVRVVRLPERKVAAMGGRGSYKEKNVRKYLDQLEAYLAGQSQYETAGLAYTVFWNPPFIPWFLRHLEVHIPVRSTEDGPGQ, encoded by the coding sequence ATGACACTTAAAGACGAAAACCTGATCCTGGTTACCGAAGCTGATGGCAGCTATTTTGACAAGAGCAACCAGATGTTCGGAAATCTCTTTGACTATATCAAGGGTCATAACATCCCGATGTCTGCCCCTGTGGAGGGCAGCGTTGATGAGGAGGCCCGGATGGTCTTCTACGTCGGGCCCGGTGTTGAGGACGAAGGACTCACCGACGATGGGAAGGTCAGGGTTGTCCGTCTTCCGGAGCGCAAGGTTGCCGCCATGGGAGGGCGGGGATCCTACAAGGAGAAAAACGTCCGAAAATACCTGGATCAACTGGAGGCGTACCTTGCCGGGCAATCCCAATACGAGACTGCAGGCCTTGCCTACACTGTTTTCTGGAACCCGCCTTTCATCCCCTGGTTCCTGCGCCACCTGGAAGTGCACATTCCCGTTCGATCCACTGAAGACGGTCCCGGACAGTAG